From a single Clupea harengus chromosome 24, Ch_v2.0.2, whole genome shotgun sequence genomic region:
- the LOC105908860 gene encoding protein CutA homolog isoform X2 gives MLPVLRTVGLRAFSMASETYSSGTHSAAFVTCPNDTVAKELARGIVEKKLAACVNIVPKITSVYEWQGKIQEDSEVLLMIKTRTSKVTELAEYVRSNHPYEVAEVISLPIDQGNPPYLKWIGEVVPE, from the exons ATGCTCCCCGTGCTGAGGACTGTGGGATTGCGGGCGTTCTCCATGGCATCAGAAACCTACTCGTCAGGCACTCACTCCGCAGCCTTCGTCACGTGTCCCAATGACACCGTGGCCAAAGAGCTGGCCCG TGGCATTGTGGAGAAGAAGTTAGCTGCCTGTGTCAACATAGTGCCCAAGATCACGTCAGT ATATGAATGGCAGGGGAAGATCCAGGAGGACAGCGAAGTGTTACTG ATGATTAAGACAAGGACTTCCAAAGTTACAGAACTCGCAGAGTATGTGAG GTCCAACCACCCATATGAAGTGGCTGAGGTCATCAGTCTGCCGATCGACCAAGGAAACCCTCCTTACCTGAAGTGGATCGGTGAAGTTGTGCCTGAATGA
- the LOC105908860 gene encoding protein CutA homolog isoform X1 has protein sequence MRFGLADGLQSGTLKAVVVTVLLSGLMLPVLRTVGLRAFSMASETYSSGTHSAAFVTCPNDTVAKELARGIVEKKLAACVNIVPKITSVYEWQGKIQEDSEVLLMIKTRTSKVTELAEYVRSNHPYEVAEVISLPIDQGNPPYLKWIGEVVPE, from the exons ATGCGTTTTGGACTTGCCGACGGTCTGCAAAGTGGAACTTTGAAAGCCGTTGTTGTG ACAGTGCTTCTCAGTGGGTTGATGCTCCCCGTGCTGAGGACTGTGGGATTGCGGGCGTTCTCCATGGCATCAGAAACCTACTCGTCAGGCACTCACTCCGCAGCCTTCGTCACGTGTCCCAATGACACCGTGGCCAAAGAGCTGGCCCG TGGCATTGTGGAGAAGAAGTTAGCTGCCTGTGTCAACATAGTGCCCAAGATCACGTCAGT ATATGAATGGCAGGGGAAGATCCAGGAGGACAGCGAAGTGTTACTG ATGATTAAGACAAGGACTTCCAAAGTTACAGAACTCGCAGAGTATGTGAG GTCCAACCACCCATATGAAGTGGCTGAGGTCATCAGTCTGCCGATCGACCAAGGAAACCCTCCTTACCTGAAGTGGATCGGTGAAGTTGTGCCTGAATGA
- the LOC105908848 gene encoding somatostatin receptor type 5 — protein MHLDAATSLSLMPPSTLWENASFHLGDDAHLLLNDSSGQNWTLAGGGDDFRGGFVPSVAGVLIPLIYVAVCVVGLGGNTLVIHIVLHYLRTESVTNIYILNLAIADELFMLGLPFLAVQNALLSWPFGSLMCRLVMTVDAINQFTSIFCLTVMSIDRYLAVVHPLRSARWRQPRVAKAVNATVWAVSMVTVLPVVVFADVLRDDGNCSIVWPEPAEVWKASFIIYTSTLGFFGPLLVICMCYLLIVVKVRKAGRKARAVSVRRRKSERKITRMVVVVVAVFVLCWLPFYILNIVNLLVLLPGEFRGLYYFVVVLSYANSCANPILYGFLSDNFKRGFRKALCRSSRRVENLRGARGGGGGQMGEQQKHPGGKARGDGHLPAEQGATREQDIQGSLRAIVNPEEKKEDEEEEEEEEEEEEEEEEEEGEGEQEGVTQEKDTVQMVDICKITQNGNRNGVGEGSRGPLQQNGKLEVGFGQGTSNGGSPGPGSTVVIPLVVNGARSGNVRPLTDVSVEHSSVLEISYL, from the exons ATGCACCTAGACGCAGCCACTAGTCTCTCTCTGATGCCCCCTTCCACCCTGTGGGAGAACGCCTCCTTCCACCTGGGTGACGATGCCCACCTGCTCCTGAATGACTCCTCCGGGCAGAACTGGACACTGGCGGGCGGCGGCGACGACTTCCGCGGCGGCTTCGTCCCCAGCGTGGCCGGCGTGCTGATCCCACTCATCTACGTGGCGGTGTGCGTGGTGGGCCTGGGCGGCAACACGCTGGTCATCCACATCGTGCTGCACTACCTGCGCACCGAGTCGGTCACCAACATCTACATCCTGAACCTGGCCATCGCCGACGAGCTCTTCATGCTGGGCCTGCCCTTCCTGGCCGTGCAGAACGCGCTGCTCTCCTGGCCGTTCGGCTCGCTCATGTGCCGCCTGGTCATGACGGTGGACGCCATCAACCAGTTCACCAGCATCTTCTGCCTGACCGTCATGAGCATCGACCGCTACCTGGCCGTGGTGCACCCCCTCCGCTCGGCCCGGTGGCGGCAGCCCCGCGTGGCCAAGGCCGTCAACGCCACCGTGTGGGCGGTGTCCATGGTGACGGTGCTGCCGGTGGTGGTGTTCGCCGACGTGCTGCGCGACGACGGCAACTGCAGCATAGTGTGGCCCGAGCCGGCCGAGGTGTGGAAGGCCTCGTTCATCATCTACACCTCAACGTTGGGATTCTTCGGCCCGCTGCTGGTCATCTGCATGTGCTACCTGCTGATCGTGGTCAAG GTGCGGAAGGCAGGGCGCAAGGCCCGGGCGGTCTCGGTGCGGCGCCGCAAGTCGGAGCGCAAGATCACGcgcatggtggtggtggtggtggccgtGTTCGTGCTGTGCTGGCTGCCCTTCTACATCCTCAACATCGTCAacctgctggtgctgctgcccGGCGAGTTCCGGGGCCTCTACTACTTCGTGGTGGTGCTCTCCTACGCCAACAGCTGCGCCAACCCCATCCTCTACGGGTTCCTGTCCGACAACTTCAAGCGCGGCTTCCGCAAGGCCCTCTGCCGCTCCTCCAGGAGGGTGGAGAATCTGAGAGGGGCtcgaggtggaggaggtgggcagATGGGCGAGCAGCAGAAGCACCCAGGGGGGAAGGCCAGAGGGGACGGGCATCTGCCCGCCGAGCAGGGGGCCACGAGAGAGCAGGACATCCAGGGCAGCCTAAGAGCCATTGTGAACCcagaagagaaaaaggaggatgaggaagaggaggaggaggaagaggaggaggaagaggaagaggaggaggaagaaggggagggagagcaagaagGGGTGACACAGGAGAAAGACACAGTCCAGATGGTGGACATCTGCAAGATCACACAGAACGGGAACAGAAACGGGGTGGGGGAGGGATCCAGGGGCCCCCTCCAACAGAATGGGAAGCTGGAGGTGGGGTTCGGTCAAGGGACTAGTAACGGGGGGAGCCCAGGCCCCGGGTCCACAGTGGTCATTCCCCTGGTGGTCAACGGAGCCCGAAGCGGCAACGTCAGACCTCTCACTGATGTCTCTGTGGAGCACAGCTCTGTGCTAGAGATCAGTTACCTGTAG